Proteins encoded within one genomic window of Pigmentiphaga sp. H8:
- a CDS encoding TadG family pilus assembly protein yields MTPHRRIPSFVSASRAPLARQRGSVLIAAAAAMLVSVTLLASADLGYLFYMKRELQKTADLAALAGAQQLERDSCVAATAAARGNANLNLQRFALSMETSPAPVCGRWDPNPDSTRNTVQTMEPPSESYSGTGGKKYFGTPKSTAGFNAIKVAISQQVPLVLPFLGNRSLYAEAIAVQEAPVASFWVGSKLATSNSQTAPLCVLLRVVGANLCEDLGIGTYAGLAGVKITPSGLLKELGIPVGADLSVGQLNDLLAARKVELGQLLNAIVSLANQNSLLGLNASLLNSLTAKLGIDTLLVQLGSNSVTSGLFALIQAPSAGSALNVDLDALGLLTAAVGVGVSNHAVTVDLGLPAAVSTAVGLKANVRASIIEPPSVGIGGLGTRAYTAQVRTFVDIATDGGLVGGLLGLLGTQVKLPIVLDVVSSQGTLTGMSCTAPAKATIKVDSSIAKLCMGKVNESTLWSTHDVCATGLQDETFVKLLGINLLHGQVKPDILAQDPVYTTLEVDQTKTVGRNELPLGDTVQDLVNQLLALLLAQSSSGQGAQLEAFPADTATQVADKYLNQYGYTPSVIEQKLLGDGITWPRPCGLLGLGTCAMPTLWRQTVTPLLGTCNQACMRTELIKALQTTASNGVLGGLLNAVGDLLGSLLGGTGSGQSQNLLQAILSPLVGLLKPLLNEVGLLLANLLDGLVGIKIGQTDVHLMSLECDNVRLVY; encoded by the coding sequence ATGACCCCGCATCGCCGTATCCCCTCGTTCGTTTCCGCTTCCCGGGCGCCGCTGGCGCGCCAGCGGGGATCGGTGCTGATCGCGGCCGCGGCGGCGATGCTGGTATCGGTCACGCTGCTGGCCTCGGCGGACCTGGGCTATCTCTTCTACATGAAGCGGGAACTGCAGAAGACCGCCGACCTGGCCGCGCTGGCCGGCGCCCAGCAACTGGAGCGGGACAGCTGCGTCGCCGCGACGGCGGCCGCGCGCGGCAACGCCAACCTGAACCTGCAGCGTTTCGCGCTGTCGATGGAAACGTCGCCCGCGCCGGTATGCGGCCGGTGGGATCCGAATCCGGATTCGACCAGGAATACCGTGCAGACCATGGAGCCTCCCTCCGAGTCCTACAGCGGTACCGGAGGCAAGAAGTATTTCGGCACGCCCAAGTCCACGGCCGGTTTCAATGCGATCAAGGTCGCCATTTCCCAGCAGGTCCCCCTGGTGCTGCCGTTCCTGGGCAATCGTTCTCTGTACGCCGAAGCCATTGCGGTCCAGGAAGCGCCCGTCGCCTCTTTCTGGGTCGGTTCGAAACTCGCGACCTCGAACTCCCAGACCGCACCCTTGTGCGTGCTGCTCCGGGTCGTGGGCGCGAACCTTTGCGAGGACCTCGGCATCGGGACCTATGCCGGCCTGGCCGGCGTGAAGATCACGCCCAGCGGACTGCTCAAGGAACTGGGCATTCCGGTGGGCGCGGACCTGAGCGTGGGCCAGCTGAACGACTTGCTGGCCGCCCGCAAGGTCGAACTCGGGCAATTGCTGAACGCCATCGTCAGCCTGGCGAACCAGAACAGCCTCCTGGGCCTGAACGCGTCGCTGCTGAACTCGCTGACCGCCAAGCTGGGCATCGACACGTTGCTGGTGCAGCTGGGTTCGAACAGCGTCACGAGTGGACTGTTCGCGCTGATCCAGGCCCCCAGCGCCGGTTCGGCGCTGAACGTGGACCTGGACGCGCTGGGCCTGCTGACCGCGGCGGTCGGCGTCGGCGTGTCCAATCATGCGGTGACCGTCGACCTCGGACTGCCCGCCGCCGTCAGTACCGCGGTCGGCCTCAAGGCCAACGTGCGCGCCAGCATCATCGAGCCACCCTCGGTCGGCATAGGCGGCCTGGGGACCAGGGCCTATACCGCCCAGGTCCGCACCTTCGTCGACATCGCGACCGATGGCGGGCTGGTCGGCGGACTGCTGGGGCTGCTCGGCACTCAGGTCAAGCTGCCCATCGTGCTGGATGTGGTCAGCTCGCAGGGCACGCTCACGGGCATGAGCTGCACGGCGCCGGCCAAGGCCACGATCAAGGTCGATTCGTCCATCGCCAAGCTGTGCATGGGCAAGGTCAACGAGTCCACGCTGTGGTCGACCCACGACGTCTGCGCGACCGGCCTGCAGGACGAGACCTTCGTCAAGCTGCTGGGCATCAATTTGCTGCACGGGCAGGTCAAGCCCGACATCCTGGCGCAGGATCCGGTCTATACCACCCTGGAAGTGGACCAGACCAAGACGGTGGGCCGGAACGAGCTGCCGCTGGGCGATACGGTGCAGGATCTGGTCAACCAGTTGCTGGCGCTGTTGCTGGCCCAGTCGTCTTCGGGGCAGGGCGCCCAGCTCGAGGCCTTTCCCGCCGATACGGCCACGCAGGTGGCCGACAAATACCTGAACCAGTATGGCTACACCCCCAGCGTGATCGAACAGAAGCTGCTGGGGGACGGCATCACCTGGCCCCGCCCGTGCGGCCTGCTGGGCCTGGGAACCTGCGCCATGCCGACGCTGTGGCGCCAGACCGTCACGCCGCTGCTGGGGACCTGCAACCAGGCCTGCATGCGGACCGAACTGATCAAGGCCTTGCAGACGACCGCCAGCAACGGCGTGCTGGGCGGCTTGCTCAATGCCGTGGGCGACCTGCTGGGCAGCCTGCTGGGCGGCACAGGCAGCGGCCAGTCGCAGAACCTGCTGCAGGCCATCCTGAGTCCGCTGGTCGGCCTGCTCAAGCCCCTGCTGAACGAGGTGGGCCTGCTGCTGGCCAACCTGCTCGATGGGTTGGTCGGCATCAAGATCGGACAGACCGACGTGCATCTCATGTCATTGGAATGCGACAACGTTCGCCTCGTCTATTGA